DNA from Mustela lutreola isolate mMusLut2 chromosome 6, mMusLut2.pri, whole genome shotgun sequence:
CttcatttttgttctcttcaaCCCAAGTTTTTGTCCTTTTCTACTGTTacgtaaatattttaaatcagagACTGTATAGATATGGATAAATGTGTACAGAAATCCCATCTTGGCCCTTCGTCTAGGACTAGATATGTGCAGTTGAGCTGTACATTTTGGTTGCAATAGAGTACATTTTGTTGCAATAGAGTACATTTTGTTGAATCATGTAACTCATCTTtgggatttttaaagagaaatattccTCCCAATTTTCCATGCATTTCTCTCTCAGGTTTATAGAAGCAGATATTGCTCAAGGATTTTATCCCTAAATTTTTGGGGAATAGAAACTCCATACTAACCTAACACTAAGTCATTTCTGCTGTTAATGGCACACTGTCTTAACCTCGTTCAAATTAATCTTGCCTTAGAAGATTTTTACTTCCTAACTATTGAAAAATACCGATTCTTAAGACTGAAACATACCTGCTGTGTTTTACCCTTTGGCCTCAAAGAGTTGAATATTAGGATAACACTTTTGTGGTCAACATCCAGGAGAATGGGGATGATAAAACTACTGTGCTTGTCTTTTCCAAGGTTTGGCTAGCCTGAAtcattaaggtttttgttttgtccaGACAAACTTTCTTATTAACATGTGAAACTGTGGAACCATCCCCTTGTGTCCCTCAGGTAATTCCACAACCTTCTTCACTTTTCCCAGATAATTTACTAGTTCTTCCTAAGTGAAATATTGCAAATACTTTCGGAAACGAAAGCAGGTGTATGCATTGCTTGTATAAAGTTCAGTGTCTGGTGTATAAAACAGGttttcgaggggcgcctgggtcgctcagtgggttaaagcctctgccttccgctcaggtcatgatcccagggttgtgggattgagccccacatcgggctctctgctcggaggggagcctgcttcctcctctctctctgcctgcttctctgcttacttgtgatctctgtcaaataaataaataaaatctttaaacaaacaaacaaacaaacaaacagccttCATCTGATAACAGCTTTAGTTTGGGGACAGTGAAGAAGTTTGTGCAGTGTGGGGAAAAAGGCATCTTTGGAGTCCTTGCCATtagaagcaaaatttaaaattctctagGAAAAAGGAGACAGAGGCCATGGACGGAAGACTATTAGGTGATTAAATTGGGAAAGGTACACATAGGTGGCTCTGAGTACCGCATTTAAATAATAACAATCacaatatgaattttaaataatttctacttttttttttgagtcctaCGTGCTCTGCATAGGTCTCAACTTATTTGATTCTTCTAACAGTCCAGTAAGGGAAGGGCCATTTCGcttattttgcagataaggataTGGAGTCAGAGAGAGATACCATAACCTCATGTAGCTGTGGGGGGTAGAACCATGGTGCAAGCTCAGGTGTGTCCCCAAAGCCCTTGCTTCTCACTACGTTGCGGATAAATGCCCTAGTAGACCACATCCTCAGTGTGCTTAGGAAACAACAGCTCAACATCAGTGGGAATAAATTTTAGATCTAAATATTTCTCAAACATGAAGAATTAAAGTAACAGGGggaatttatattacatattttaatattgcaTAGATTGCCATTACATTGAAGTATAAGGTTTTAATAACTTCTAATTTATTCTTCCAATGGTGTGTGATAGGACTTTCGGTAAAGTCATTgttcagttaaaaaatatttttccaatagTTTTCATTTCCCTGCTTTTCTTCACCTGatttccacccccccacccccaccaacacacacattttattcAATCCTCTCTTTCAGGTCCCAGCACAACTATTTACGAATCACTCGTATTCTTAAAAGCCTTGGTGAGCTTGGATATGAAAGTTTTAAATCTCCTCTTGTAAAATTTATTCTTCATGAAGCCCTTGTGGAAAATACTATTCCCAATATTAAACAGAGTGCTCTGGAGTATTTTGTTTATACAAttagagacaggagagagaggagaaagctccTGCGGTTCGCCCAGAAACATTACACGCCTTCAGAGAATTTTATCTGGGGGCCACCGAGGAAAGAACAGTCAGACGGGGGAGGCAAAGCCCAGAAGatgcctgcccctcccacctccggTCACATCAGTCAAACTTCTATGCACAAAAAATCCAAGGACTCCAAAAATTCCTCCTCAGCTGTTCATTTAAATGGCAAAACAGCCgaagaaaaaaaagtggcacCTGGAGggccaggagaggagaaagacaggcctagtgcagagcccagcGGTGAAGCTACCAAGCCGAGAAACACAGAGGACAGTAATGGCGAAAATTCAAATTCTGAACTGGAAAAAACAGTCACCAGTCCCACTGAGCAGAAGGAGAGTACAGCTTCTCCTGAAAAAGAGGAGGATGGCGACAGTCATAGCAAAGACCCTGAAGATCCTGGAACTGCTGAGGCTCCCGATGATGGACAATCACAGTGAATTATCAGATAACCCACACC
Protein-coding regions in this window:
- the OGFRL1 gene encoding opioid growth factor receptor-like protein 1 isoform X5, producing MATLTITKSGEKASSEGGDSTEATTKPKRSFYAARDLYKYRHQYPQNFKDIRYQNDLSNLRFYKNKIPFKPDGVYIEEVLNKWKGDYEKLEHNHTYIQWLFPLREQGLNFYAKELTTYEIEEFKKTKEAIKRFLLAYKMMLEFFGIKLVDKTGNVARAVNWQERFQHLNESQHNYLRITRILKSLGELGYESFKSPLVKFILHEALVENTIPNIKQSALEYFVYTIRDRRERRKLLRFAQKHYTPSENFIWGPPRKEQSDGGGKAQKMPAPPTSGHISQTSMHKKSKDSKNSSSAVHLNGKTAEEKKVAPGGPGEEKDRPSAEPSGEATKPRNTEDSNGENSNSELEKTVTSPTEQKESTASPEKEEDGDSHSKDPEDPGTAEAPDDGQSQ
- the OGFRL1 gene encoding opioid growth factor receptor-like protein 1 isoform X6; translated protein: MATLTITKSGEKASSEGGDSTEATTKPKRSFYAARDLYKYRHQYPNFKDIRYQNDLSNLRFYKNKIPFKPDGVYIEEVLNKWKGDYEKLEHNHTYIQWLFPLREQGLNFYAKELTTYEIEEFKKTKEAIKRFLLAYKMMLEFFGIKLVDKTGNVARAVNWQERFQHLNESQHNYLRITRILKSLGELGYESFKSPLVKFILHEALVENTIPNIKQSALEYFVYTIRDRRERRKLLRFAQKHYTPSENFIWGPPRKEQSDGGGKAQKMPAPPTSGHISQTSMHKKSKDSKNSSSAVHLNGKTAEEKKVAPGGPGEEKDRPSAEPSGEATKPRNTEDSNGENSNSELEKTVTSPTEQKESTASPEKEEDGDSHSKDPEDPGTAEAPDDGQSQ
- the OGFRL1 gene encoding opioid growth factor receptor-like protein 1 isoform X3; protein product: MKEGGIELASTAGKMPELSTEIWFGKNGDLLVMLKELFRWNAEDESLIVGGDSTEATTKPKRSFYAARDLYKYRHQYPQNFKDIRYQNDLSNLRFYKNKIPFKPDGVYIEEVLNKWKGDYEKLEHNHTYIQWLFPLREQGLNFYAKELTTYEIEEFKKTKEAIKRFLLAYKMMLEFFGIKLVDKTGNVARAVNWQERFQHLNESQHNYLRITRILKSLGELGYESFKSPLVKFILHEALVENTIPNIKQSALEYFVYTIRDRRERRKLLRFAQKHYTPSENFIWGPPRKEQSDGGGKAQKMPAPPTSGHISQTSMHKKSKDSKNSSSAVHLNGKTAEEKKVAPGGPGEEKDRPSAEPSGEATKPRNTEDSNGENSNSELEKTVTSPTEQKESTASPEKEEDGDSHSKDPEDPGTAEAPDDGQSQ
- the OGFRL1 gene encoding opioid growth factor receptor-like protein 1 isoform X4; this encodes MKEGGIELASTAGKMPELSTEIWFGKNGDLLVMLKELFRWNAEDESLIVGGDSTEATTKPKRSFYAARDLYKYRHQYPNFKDIRYQNDLSNLRFYKNKIPFKPDGVYIEEVLNKWKGDYEKLEHNHTYIQWLFPLREQGLNFYAKELTTYEIEEFKKTKEAIKRFLLAYKMMLEFFGIKLVDKTGNVARAVNWQERFQHLNESQHNYLRITRILKSLGELGYESFKSPLVKFILHEALVENTIPNIKQSALEYFVYTIRDRRERRKLLRFAQKHYTPSENFIWGPPRKEQSDGGGKAQKMPAPPTSGHISQTSMHKKSKDSKNSSSAVHLNGKTAEEKKVAPGGPGEEKDRPSAEPSGEATKPRNTEDSNGENSNSELEKTVTSPTEQKESTASPEKEEDGDSHSKDPEDPGTAEAPDDGQSQ